In the genome of Massilibacillus massiliensis, one region contains:
- a CDS encoding ANTAR domain-containing response regulator: MKPLSILIVEDEILIRVDIREIVEQAGHIVCGECGSGTQAVNLAKQMQPEMVIMDITMPGLNGLDTAQIMHGLNIPVVMVTASSQPKMIQRAEHVHVYGYVIKPVSEQNLIATIQIAYARWKDMCTMHKELDKIKKDLENQKLIAKARSIVQDRLGISAQQAHKRLLKEAMQHQTTLAAIAKQVVQKIR; the protein is encoded by the coding sequence ATGAAACCATTATCTATTTTAATTGTAGAAGATGAGATATTAATACGCGTTGATATTAGAGAAATAGTAGAGCAGGCTGGGCATATTGTATGTGGAGAATGTGGAAGTGGGACACAAGCTGTAAATTTAGCGAAACAGATGCAGCCGGAAATGGTAATCATGGATATAACAATGCCGGGCTTAAATGGTTTGGATACAGCGCAAATCATGCATGGACTGAATATTCCGGTTGTCATGGTTACTGCTAGTAGCCAGCCAAAAATGATTCAACGGGCTGAGCATGTGCATGTGTATGGTTATGTGATCAAGCCTGTATCAGAACAAAATCTCATTGCAACGATTCAGATTGCCTATGCACGATGGAAAGATATGTGTACGATGCATAAAGAATTGGACAAAATTAAAAAAGATTTAGAAAATCAAAAACTCATTGCAAAAGCAAGATCTATCGTGCAAGATCGCCTAGGGATATCTGCACAACAGGCACATAAAAGGCTGTTGAAAGAGGCAATGCAGCATCAAACAACGCTTGCTGCGATTGCGAAGCAAGTGGTTCAAAAAATCAGATGA
- a CDS encoding sensor histidine kinase, with protein sequence MEIQRQLIRSLCLKHTTLSIEDIIILENMAEQLQVIASLTNTDVFIDALSRNKVDSIVLAWAHSVCVPSLYRKSVVGEMAYATQEPAVAQAMSTGKNFYNIRGVSQEGIPIAQTVVPLPSRNGNVIGVLIMEKDISEEIRQEEQVKFLTQTADRLSQTLMSLTTTGCGWEEWVGNGIFVLNAQGKITYANKHATAIIAKLYEGNMIESNLMMILRFNSLETLIEDLTQPKNFQFGDASYLLQAHSLVTGGELSGCVVSVQDVTELRQKEKQLDMQSIIIEEINHRVKNTLQNVISLLRLQMRRSRWKSVKNEFTACIHRVLAIAKVYEVFTYQSRDLVNLYELADYILENIVRSSVLPEQNVKTVVEGQDIFIHASQAVPVALVLNELIFNCLKHGIKDAPSGEIHITIQQLGERINLKILDSGKAGETLLEKFGEKESKLGLYIVRLLICEQLGGTFKLEPYGKFVIADLSFPLYGVVSKP encoded by the coding sequence ATGGAAATACAGCGGCAATTGATTCGATCTTTATGCTTGAAGCATACGACATTGTCAATAGAAGATATTATTATTTTAGAAAATATGGCAGAGCAGCTTCAAGTGATCGCATCCTTGACCAATACAGATGTCTTTATTGATGCGCTGAGTCGTAACAAAGTGGATAGTATTGTTTTAGCATGGGCGCATTCTGTTTGTGTACCATCGTTATATCGTAAAAGTGTTGTGGGAGAGATGGCATATGCAACACAGGAACCGGCTGTAGCACAGGCTATGTCAACAGGAAAAAATTTCTACAATATTCGAGGCGTTAGTCAAGAAGGAATTCCGATCGCGCAGACAGTCGTGCCGTTACCGAGCCGCAATGGTAACGTGATTGGTGTATTAATTATGGAAAAAGACATTTCAGAAGAAATTCGTCAAGAAGAACAAGTCAAATTTTTGACGCAGACGGCAGACCGTTTGAGCCAAACTCTAATGTCTTTAACAACAACTGGATGTGGTTGGGAAGAATGGGTAGGCAATGGAATTTTTGTATTGAATGCGCAAGGAAAAATTACCTATGCCAATAAACATGCGACTGCGATTATAGCAAAATTATACGAAGGAAACATGATAGAATCAAATTTGATGATGATCTTACGTTTTAATTCTCTTGAAACCTTGATTGAGGATTTGACACAGCCTAAGAATTTTCAGTTTGGCGATGCTAGTTATTTGCTGCAAGCGCATTCTCTGGTAACCGGAGGAGAGCTAAGCGGCTGTGTGGTATCAGTACAGGATGTAACGGAGCTACGGCAAAAGGAAAAACAATTGGATATGCAAAGTATTATAATCGAAGAAATCAATCACCGCGTAAAAAATACGTTGCAAAATGTGATTTCTTTGTTGCGCTTGCAAATGCGGCGATCAAGATGGAAAAGTGTAAAAAATGAATTTACCGCTTGTATTCATCGTGTTTTAGCAATTGCTAAAGTTTATGAGGTCTTTACCTATCAATCTCGAGATTTGGTCAATCTATATGAATTGGCAGACTATATCTTAGAAAATATAGTTCGAAGTTCGGTATTGCCGGAACAAAATGTGAAAACTGTAGTGGAGGGACAGGATATTTTTATTCATGCAAGTCAAGCAGTCCCTGTAGCATTGGTATTAAATGAATTAATTTTTAATTGCTTGAAACATGGGATCAAGGATGCACCTTCAGGTGAAATTCATATCACAATACAACAATTGGGAGAACGGATCAATTTGAAAATATTAGATAGCGGAAAAGCAGGAGAGACATTGCTTGAGAAATTTGGAGAAAAAGAGAGTAAACTAGGTCTGTATATTGTAAGGTTATTAATTTGTGAGCAATTAGGTGGTACATTTAAATTAGAACCTTATGGGAAATTCGTTATTGCCGATCTTTCTTTTCCTTTATATGGGGTGGTTAGTAAACCGTAA
- a CDS encoding metal ABC transporter permease has translation MLENIYGLLNFLFPYQWMDHTFMKNAFLAILLVTPLFGLLGTMVVSNKMAFFSDSLGHGAFTGIAIGVLLGGVQPLISIVAFSIVFAIFITYIKNKSSASTDTIIGVFSSTAIAIGLMMMSHGGGFGKFSSYLIGDLLSISSDELAGLLIVFLVIIVVWMMLFNKLLIISINTSLAASRGIHTSLVEMVFASLLAVVVAISIQWVGLLIINSMLVLPAAAARNIANNVKQYHILSVMFSLGSGIVGLIASYYCNTATGATVVLVAASLFFITLCLKHHTIHS, from the coding sequence ATGCTGGAAAATATTTATGGACTATTGAATTTTTTATTCCCTTATCAATGGATGGATCATACGTTTATGAAGAATGCTTTTTTAGCGATTTTATTGGTAACGCCACTTTTTGGTCTACTTGGGACGATGGTTGTAAGTAATAAGATGGCATTTTTCTCAGATTCTTTGGGACATGGAGCGTTTACGGGAATAGCGATTGGGGTTTTGCTTGGCGGCGTCCAGCCCCTAATTTCGATTGTAGCTTTTTCAATTGTATTTGCGATTTTTATTACGTATATTAAGAATAAGAGCAGCGCTTCTACGGATACAATTATTGGCGTTTTTTCATCTACCGCAATTGCCATAGGCTTGATGATGATGTCTCATGGGGGTGGCTTCGGTAAATTTTCTTCTTACTTAATTGGTGATTTATTGAGTATATCGTCGGATGAATTGGCCGGTTTGCTCATCGTATTTTTGGTGATTATTGTCGTTTGGATGATGTTGTTTAATAAATTATTAATCATTAGTATTAATACATCGCTTGCTGCGAGTCGTGGTATTCATACATCCTTAGTTGAAATGGTATTTGCCTCATTATTGGCTGTAGTGGTTGCAATCAGCATTCAGTGGGTAGGTCTTTTGATTATTAATTCGATGTTGGTTTTGCCAGCGGCTGCAGCGCGCAATATCGCCAATAATGTAAAACAATATCATATTCTTTCGGTTATGTTTTCATTAGGGTCAGGAATTGTTGGTTTGATTGCATCATATTACTGCAATACGGCAACAGGTGCAACTGTGGTTCTAGTTGCAGCAAGTTTATTTTTTATTACTTTATGTTTAAAGCATCATACAATTCATTCATAA
- a CDS encoding metal ABC transporter ATP-binding protein — protein sequence MLRKFLHHNNAKQTDACCKLCCTKIEDFSVSFGKTEIFKDVNIHIHCGDLTALIGPNGAGKSTLLKAILGEIPHKGSLKYLDAKGMHSGNPVIGYVPQYLNFDLDTPTSVMDLFMTCLTNRPAWLCSAKKLKARVVENLQRVKAQHLIDRRLGALSGGELQRVLLALALDPLPDLLLLDEPVSGVDQNGLELFYEIVSELRQSHDLAIILISHDLNLVAKHADRVVLLNKTVVCNGTPEYVFTDQRTREIFGMLIDPTGKGGK from the coding sequence GTGTTAAGAAAATTTTTACATCATAACAATGCAAAACAAACGGATGCATGTTGTAAATTATGTTGTACGAAAATTGAGGATTTTAGTGTTAGTTTTGGCAAAACGGAAATTTTTAAAGATGTAAATATTCATATTCATTGTGGAGATCTAACAGCTTTAATTGGGCCGAATGGTGCCGGAAAAAGTACCCTTTTGAAAGCGATTTTAGGTGAAATTCCTCATAAAGGCAGTTTGAAGTATCTTGATGCAAAAGGGATGCATTCAGGTAATCCGGTGATTGGTTATGTGCCGCAGTATTTAAATTTTGATCTGGACACGCCGACAAGTGTAATGGATTTGTTTATGACGTGTTTGACGAATCGTCCGGCATGGCTTTGCAGTGCGAAAAAATTAAAAGCACGGGTAGTGGAAAATTTACAGCGTGTGAAAGCACAGCATTTAATTGATCGCAGGTTAGGGGCTTTATCAGGCGGTGAACTTCAACGAGTTTTACTTGCGTTGGCATTGGATCCATTGCCGGATCTATTATTATTGGATGAACCTGTTTCTGGCGTGGATCAAAATGGATTAGAACTTTTTTATGAAATTGTGTCGGAGCTTCGTCAAAGCCATGATTTAGCAATTATTTTAATTTCGCATGATTTGAATTTAGTAGCAAAGCATGCTGATCGCGTCGTGCTTTTGAATAAAACGGTAGTATGTAATGGAACACCAGAATATGTATTTACTGATCAGCGAACGCGGGAAATTTTTGGAATGCTGATTGATCCAACAGGTAAGGGGGGCAAATAA
- a CDS encoding Fur family transcriptional regulator, with protein sequence MEALVALLREKGYKITPQRRAVIAALMESEKFPTAQQILEIVKKTNPDMSLDTVYRNLALLVELKVVYEINTQNSAGNVYEIAKLQHQHHHHVVCLVCGKTECIDLCPVNEAYIAEAEKRGFEITGHTFEFYGKCHACRNLSDA encoded by the coding sequence GTGGAGGCTTTAGTTGCACTTCTTAGGGAAAAAGGATATAAGATAACACCACAGAGGAGAGCTGTGATTGCTGCATTAATGGAAAGTGAAAAATTTCCTACAGCGCAGCAGATATTGGAGATTGTAAAAAAGACGAATCCAGATATGAGTTTGGATACTGTTTATAGAAATTTGGCGCTTTTGGTAGAGTTGAAAGTTGTGTATGAAATTAATACGCAAAACAGTGCAGGGAATGTTTATGAAATTGCAAAATTGCAGCATCAGCACCATCATCATGTCGTGTGTTTGGTTTGTGGAAAGACAGAATGCATAGATCTTTGTCCGGTAAATGAAGCGTATATCGCGGAGGCTGAAAAACGTGGTTTTGAGATTACAGGACATACATTTGAATTTTATGGAAAATGTCATGCATGTAGAAATTTAAGTGATGCGTAA
- a CDS encoding methyl-accepting chemotaxis protein yields MIQLRNIKTSWKITILILFMAFFLALVGYVGHYAAETLADKMDDMYKNRLQPIQWLNASRAESRGNEALTLALFLSKDPSQRQTIFQTIEEHKKIYIGHLEKYQKTNLDAFEQKTMNNIMEETKLYRIEWNKALDLAMSGKQEEGYTYFSQNAASHLTTINKLLDDLAEYHNKIAEEEKRKSEEIAVYNDQISMGITVIAIILSSILGWSIARLIIRPLKDLLTEVHLLAAGELRNRKVHEVYYQDEIGQLTKDFDHMANQLHGLVKNISEASNQLALSSKDLHDGAEEAAKVTEQVTVAIEDVAKGAQSQSGMIDETATSVEHMAAAIAHISENSNTVAEAVSKTVNAAVAGAKSAESVAMQMNSIEETVESSAQAVKKLGDRSQEIGKIIDTISGIASQTNLLALNAAIEAARAGENGKGFAVVAEEVRKLAEQSKEAAAQIGMMISDVQSETDKAVTAMNRGSQEVKLGAQVVESAGENFREITSLVNDVASQSMEISSSIEEMSASSEQIAIAVKNIDQVGKMAVGKTQTVSAATEEHSASVEEILAASQSLANTAKALHDAVAFFKV; encoded by the coding sequence ATGATACAATTACGCAATATAAAAACATCTTGGAAAATTACAATTCTTATTCTTTTTATGGCCTTTTTTCTAGCATTAGTTGGCTATGTAGGGCATTATGCTGCTGAAACTTTAGCCGATAAAATGGATGACATGTATAAAAATCGTCTGCAGCCAATTCAATGGTTAAATGCCAGCCGTGCTGAAAGTAGAGGGAATGAAGCGTTGACTTTGGCGCTTTTCCTTAGCAAAGATCCGTCGCAGCGACAAACTATATTTCAGACGATTGAGGAGCATAAAAAAATATATATTGGTCATCTTGAAAAATATCAGAAGACGAATCTGGATGCATTTGAGCAGAAAACCATGAACAATATTATGGAAGAAACGAAATTATATCGTATTGAATGGAATAAGGCATTAGATTTGGCGATGAGTGGAAAACAAGAGGAAGGATATACATATTTTAGTCAGAATGCAGCGAGCCATTTAACTACCATTAATAAATTATTGGATGATTTAGCCGAATATCATAATAAGATTGCTGAAGAAGAAAAACGTAAGAGCGAAGAGATTGCGGTATATAATGATCAAATTAGTATGGGGATAACAGTGATTGCGATTATTTTATCAAGTATTTTAGGGTGGAGCATTGCAAGACTTATCATAAGACCATTAAAAGATTTACTAACAGAAGTTCATCTTTTGGCGGCTGGCGAATTGAGAAATAGAAAAGTTCACGAGGTTTATTATCAGGATGAAATAGGGCAATTAACGAAAGATTTTGATCATATGGCAAATCAACTACATGGATTGGTGAAAAATATTTCAGAGGCTTCGAATCAACTGGCTTTATCTTCGAAAGATTTACATGATGGAGCCGAGGAGGCTGCAAAGGTTACTGAACAGGTGACTGTGGCAATTGAGGATGTAGCAAAAGGTGCGCAAAGTCAATCGGGCATGATCGATGAGACTGCAACAAGTGTAGAACATATGGCAGCAGCGATTGCGCATATTTCCGAAAACTCTAATACGGTGGCAGAAGCTGTTTCAAAAACGGTCAATGCTGCAGTGGCGGGTGCAAAATCTGCGGAATCTGTAGCAATGCAAATGAACAGTATTGAAGAAACAGTAGAATCATCAGCCCAAGCGGTTAAAAAACTAGGGGATCGTTCTCAAGAAATAGGAAAAATTATTGACACAATTTCTGGAATTGCTAGTCAAACGAATCTGTTAGCGCTAAATGCGGCAATTGAAGCAGCACGCGCTGGTGAAAATGGCAAAGGCTTTGCTGTTGTGGCGGAAGAAGTTAGAAAATTAGCAGAGCAGTCGAAGGAAGCCGCTGCGCAAATCGGGATGATGATTAGCGATGTACAATCCGAAACTGATAAAGCTGTAACTGCGATGAATCGAGGCAGCCAAGAAGTGAAATTAGGTGCGCAAGTGGTAGAAAGTGCTGGCGAGAATTTTAGGGAGATTACATCATTAGTAAATGATGTTGCTTCACAGAGTATGGAAATTTCATCTTCAATTGAAGAAATGTCAGCAAGTAGTGAGCAGATTGCAATTGCAGTTAAAAATATTGATCAAGTAGGAAAAATGGCGGTTGGAAAAACGCAAACAGTTTCTGCTGCCACAGAAGAGCATTCAGCTTCTGTTGAAGAAATTTTGGCTGCGAGTCAGTCATTGGCAAATACAGCAAAAGCGTTGCATGATGCAGTTGCATTTTTTAAAGTGTAG
- a CDS encoding TetR/AcrR family transcriptional regulator gives MRGRKLRILEAFATIVAKHGINKTTMRDVAEQTGYSIGTIYNEFVNKEALIDGLFDQKKLEIETCLRDLSDTCQASGEMRLRRFILGYIKAFNQRIREDVAFAELVKEACYFRYIGLKTMDFNQFVQSKLLIIIEDILNSGVEERVFRVAHISRTAKLVLNAFTVYLLPSLILEKEFIHIYEESECMLEFILKALSAK, from the coding sequence ATGAGAGGTAGAAAATTAAGAATTCTAGAGGCTTTTGCAACTATTGTTGCAAAACATGGTATCAACAAGACTACAATGCGTGATGTAGCCGAGCAAACAGGCTATAGCATCGGAACTATTTATAATGAATTTGTTAATAAAGAAGCATTAATTGATGGATTATTTGATCAGAAAAAATTAGAGATAGAAACATGTTTGCGTGATTTGTCTGATACATGCCAGGCATCAGGAGAGATGCGTCTGCGCCGCTTTATACTTGGCTATATCAAGGCATTTAATCAGAGAATACGAGAGGATGTTGCTTTTGCTGAACTTGTAAAAGAAGCGTGCTATTTTCGATATATTGGTTTGAAAACTATGGATTTCAATCAATTTGTACAAAGTAAACTATTAATCATTATTGAAGATATTTTAAATTCAGGCGTGGAGGAACGCGTTTTCCGGGTCGCTCATATTTCACGTACTGCTAAATTAGTACTAAATGCATTTACGGTGTATTTATTACCTTCCTTAATTTTAGAAAAAGAATTTATACATATTTACGAGGAGTCTGAATGTATGTTGGAATTTATTCTTAAGGCTCTTTCTGCAAAATAA
- a CDS encoding 6-phospho-beta-glucosidase, translating into MKKSLKIVTIGGGSSYTPELIEGFIKRKDELPIAELWLVDIEEGKEKLAIVGALARRMVRAAGLDWKIYLTLDRCEALKDADFVSTQFRVGLLDARIKDERIPLSHGMIGQETNGAGGIFKAFRTIPVILDIVEDMKKLCPNAWLVNFTNPSGMITEAVMRYGHWQKVVGLCNVPILCSKIAAGALGEKEENLFFRFGGLNHFHWHRVWDKAGKEKTKEVLETAYTSPDGLAKAIEKIKNSVGDSGQNSGVQNIPNIGFLPEQIRNLGIIPCMYHRYYYITDDMLKEELEAFNKGETRAEVVKRTEAELFELYKDPSLSIKPPQLAQRGGAYYSDAACELIVSIYNDKRSQMVVSTKNNGAISDLPDDVVVEVSSIITSNGPVPLSWGTFDAASRGLLQQMKAMELTTIQAAVSGDYGTALQAFTINPLVPSGRAAQALLDEMLAAHKRYLPQFKEKISV; encoded by the coding sequence ATGAAGAAAAGTTTGAAGATTGTGACGATTGGCGGTGGATCAAGCTATACTCCTGAATTGATAGAAGGTTTTATAAAAAGAAAAGATGAGCTGCCGATTGCAGAGTTATGGTTAGTTGATATTGAAGAGGGAAAAGAAAAATTAGCTATTGTAGGTGCTCTGGCGAGACGGATGGTTAGGGCAGCCGGTTTAGATTGGAAAATTTATTTAACCTTAGATCGCTGTGAGGCGTTAAAAGATGCAGATTTTGTTTCTACGCAATTTCGGGTAGGTTTATTGGATGCACGTATTAAAGATGAGCGAATTCCCCTGTCACATGGTATGATTGGACAAGAAACGAATGGTGCAGGAGGCATATTTAAGGCTTTTCGGACAATTCCTGTCATATTAGATATTGTAGAAGATATGAAGAAGTTATGTCCAAATGCATGGTTGGTTAATTTCACAAATCCATCTGGGATGATTACAGAAGCAGTGATGCGTTACGGACATTGGCAGAAAGTAGTAGGGCTATGCAATGTACCTATTCTGTGCAGTAAAATTGCGGCTGGAGCATTAGGAGAAAAAGAAGAAAATTTATTTTTCCGGTTTGGTGGGTTAAACCATTTTCATTGGCATCGTGTATGGGATAAAGCAGGGAAAGAAAAGACCAAAGAAGTGCTTGAGACTGCATATACCTCTCCAGACGGGTTGGCAAAGGCAATAGAAAAAATAAAGAATTCTGTTGGAGATTCGGGTCAAAATTCTGGTGTTCAAAATATTCCCAATATAGGATTCTTACCGGAGCAAATTCGCAATTTAGGTATCATTCCTTGCATGTATCATCGATATTACTATATTACAGATGATATGCTAAAAGAAGAATTAGAAGCGTTTAACAAAGGTGAAACTAGAGCAGAAGTGGTAAAACGTACAGAAGCGGAGTTATTTGAACTTTACAAAGATCCTAGTTTAAGTATAAAACCACCACAATTGGCGCAACGAGGTGGCGCATATTATTCCGACGCAGCCTGTGAATTAATCGTATCTATATATAATGATAAACGCAGCCAAATGGTAGTAAGTACAAAAAATAATGGTGCTATTTCAGATTTGCCGGATGATGTAGTTGTCGAAGTGAGTTCTATCATTACCTCGAATGGCCCAGTCCCGCTTTCGTGGGGCACATTTGATGCGGCAAGCAGAGGGCTGTTACAACAAATGAAAGCAATGGAGCTTACGACTATTCAAGCGGCGGTATCTGGAGATTATGGTACTGCATTACAGGCTTTCACAATCAATCCGCTTGTTCCAAGCGGAAGAGCAGCACAAGCGCTGTTGGATGAAATGTTGGCAGCGCATAAGAGATATTTACCTCAATTTAAGGAAAAAATTTCAGTATAA
- a CDS encoding MurR/RpiR family transcriptional regulator — protein MRLFSKIVLGQFSELDYEVYHFILKNSDKIPYMTIREVANEAHVSTTTITRFCKKVNCDGFSEFKVRYKLETERIGEQQDHYDSSIVLDFLQRASAELFQKQLDQIADIIASKKHVIFLGLGNSGIIAEYAARYFCNIGIFSTGVNNPFFPINLEVPNETVIITLSVEGEVDTLIKNYEILKKSKAVVVAVTNSKDSTLAKMSDYNISYYIQRELAHKSSWAKVDITSQIPAIYIIESLAKLSILKKKNIKVPSVD, from the coding sequence ATGCGTTTGTTTTCAAAAATTGTTTTAGGTCAATTTAGTGAATTAGATTATGAGGTTTATCATTTTATCTTAAAAAATAGCGATAAAATACCTTATATGACAATTAGAGAAGTTGCAAATGAAGCACATGTTTCAACTACTACGATTACTAGGTTCTGTAAGAAAGTAAATTGTGATGGATTCTCTGAGTTTAAAGTGCGGTATAAGTTAGAAACAGAGAGGATAGGAGAGCAGCAAGATCACTATGATTCTTCAATTGTTTTAGATTTTTTGCAACGTGCCAGTGCGGAATTATTTCAAAAACAGCTTGACCAAATAGCAGATATTATAGCGTCGAAAAAACATGTGATTTTTCTTGGTTTGGGGAATTCCGGTATTATTGCTGAATATGCTGCACGTTATTTTTGTAATATTGGAATTTTTTCTACAGGTGTTAATAATCCATTTTTCCCGATCAATCTAGAAGTTCCGAATGAAACAGTTATTATCACATTATCTGTTGAGGGCGAAGTTGATACGTTAATTAAAAATTATGAGATATTAAAAAAAAGTAAAGCTGTTGTAGTGGCGGTTACAAATAGTAAAGATAGTACTTTGGCAAAAATGTCAGATTATAATATCTCATATTATATACAAAGAGAGCTAGCACATAAGAGTTCATGGGCAAAGGTAGATATAACTTCACAGATTCCTGCAATTTATATCATTGAATCTTTAGCGAAATTGTCTATATTGAAAAAGAAAAATATAAAAGTTCCATCAGTAGATTAA
- a CDS encoding LysE family translocator, translated as MDNLIFYCLVTMAFIIMHGVDCALIMKTTLANGRKAGQITACGIAIGCIFHTTAAILGLSAIIAKSAFLFDMVKYIGAAYLFYLGIMSFRTSAIQATSDKDVIINTQPAENKNLRGFLLQGILCNVLNPKTILFYLTFLPQFVIQSEPVMPQLFTLGVILMILALAWFIFLAYALGYIRKYFDNPIFKSRMQKTTGILLISFGLKLALDKK; from the coding sequence ATGGATAATCTAATTTTTTATTGTTTGGTAACTATGGCGTTTATTATAATGCACGGCGTTGACTGTGCGCTGATTATGAAAACAACATTAGCAAATGGACGTAAAGCAGGACAAATAACTGCATGTGGGATAGCCATTGGATGCATTTTTCATACAACGGCAGCAATATTAGGCTTATCAGCCATCATTGCAAAATCTGCTTTTTTATTTGACATGGTTAAATATATTGGAGCAGCCTACTTATTCTACCTTGGAATTATGTCATTTAGAACATCGGCTATTCAAGCTACGTCTGATAAGGATGTTATTATAAATACGCAACCAGCTGAAAATAAAAATTTACGTGGATTTCTATTGCAAGGTATTTTATGTAATGTCCTTAATCCCAAAACAATTCTTTTCTATCTTACATTTCTGCCACAATTTGTAATTCAATCAGAACCAGTTATGCCACAACTCTTTACACTTGGAGTAATTTTAATGATACTAGCACTTGCCTGGTTCATCTTCCTAGCTTATGCACTTGGATATATTCGAAAATACTTTGACAATCCGATTTTCAAAAGCAGAATGCAAAAAACCACAGGTATATTGCTCATTTCTTTTGGTCTAAAACTCGCTTTAGATAAAAAATAA
- a CDS encoding flagellar protein, whose product MEIGSCPECGKVFIKDSGRICPECMKKEEEYERLIAEYVRTHRRCTVEEIHEVTGIKIAVIYRMIENGRIQECGNIYYPCEQCKKIINKGRLCKTCMKSFLDQVKELKCKNGNQAVRMYSKIDEIE is encoded by the coding sequence ATGGAAATCGGCAGTTGTCCTGAGTGTGGTAAGGTGTTTATAAAAGATTCTGGTAGAATTTGTCCAGAGTGTATGAAAAAAGAAGAAGAATATGAACGACTTATTGCTGAATATGTAAGAACACATCGGCGGTGCACTGTAGAAGAAATACATGAGGTTACAGGAATAAAAATAGCTGTTATTTACCGAATGATTGAAAATGGACGTATTCAGGAATGCGGAAATATATATTATCCTTGTGAACAGTGTAAAAAAATTATCAACAAAGGGCGTTTATGTAAAACGTGTATGAAATCTTTTCTGGATCAAGTAAAAGAATTGAAATGCAAAAATGGAAATCAAGCGGTGCGGATGTATAGTAAAATTGATGAAATAGAATGA